CCTGCCGGCTGGCGCCACGGCGCCGCCCCAGGCCTGGTTTCCCAGCCCGGCCGAGATGCACGCCGCCTACGCCCAGCACCCCTCCCTGTTGGAGGCTACCCACGCGGTGGCGGCGCGCTGTCACTTCCGCCTCGAGCTTAACCGCCCCAATTACCCTGAACTGCGCTTGCCCGCCGGGCAAACGCCGATCGAAGCGCTGCGCCAGCAAACCCTGCAAGGCGCTGCGCGCTACTACCCGGAGCGCAGCGCGGCCTTCACCGCCCGCATGGAGCACGAACTGGCCAGCATCGAAGCCAGCGGTTACACCAGCTTGTTCCTGATCATGGCCGAGATCGTGGCTTTTGCGCGCCGGGCAGATGTGCCGCTCTCCTCGCGCGGCTCGGCGGCTTCTTCACTGGTGGCGCATTGCCTGGGCATCACAACGCCCGACCCCTTGCGGCTGAACCTGTACTTCGAGCGCTTCCTCAATCCGGCCCGCCCCACCCCGCCGGACATTGACACAGATATCTGCTCCGCGCGCCGCCACGAGATCATTAAACATGTCTACCAGGAGTACGGGCCTACCCGCGTGGCACTGGTAGCCACCATCAACCGCTTCCGGCTGCGCTCCGCTTTGCGCGAAGTGGCCAAGGCGCACGGCCTAAACGCTGAGGAGATCAAGCGTATGGCCGCCCAGTTGCCCCACCGCTGGTGGCAGCCCGGCCAGCCACAAGACGCCGCCGAGCCCTACGCCGAGCTGCACACCCAGTTCACCAGCCCGCGCCAGCAAGCCGTCTTGCAGGAGGCAAGTGCCATTCTGGATATGCCCCACCATCTCTCGCTGCACCCCGGTGGCATCGTCATCGCCACCGGCTCGCTCACTGACAGTGTGCCTGTGCAGCATGCCGCCAGCGGGCGCGCCGTCACCCAGTACGATCTGAGCGGCGTGCAAAAAGTGGGGCTGGTGAAGATGGACCTGTTGGCCACGCGCGGTCTGACCGTGTTGGGTGATGTCGCCCAGCACATTGCCCAGCACCATCCCCACTTTGGCCGTACGCGCCTGGAGGTGCTGGACAACATTCCCGATGGTGACCCGGCCACCGCCGAAACAGTGCGCAATGGGCGCACCATCGGCTGCTTTCAAATCGAAAGCCCCGGCATGCGCGCCACTCTGAAAGAAGTGCAATCCGATACGATCGATAACATTATGGTGGCCCTGGCGCTGTTTCGCCCCGGGCCGCTCACCGGCGGCCTGAAGGATGCCTTCGTGCGCCGCCACCTGGGCCAAGAGCCCGTGCAGCACGTCCACCCCGCGCTCAAGCCATTGTTGGAAGAGACGCACGGCGTATTCCTCTACCAGGAACAAGTGCTGCGCGTGGCCCATGAATTGGCCGGCTTCAGCCTGGCAGACTCTGATCTGCTGCGCCGGGCGATGAGCCATTTTGATCCTGGCAAGCAGATGCAAACCCTCAAAGAGAAGTTCATCGCCGGCGCCGCCCAACGCCACGGCGTGCCTGCCGCACAGGCCCAGCGCATCTGGGACATGATGGCCGCCTTCGCTGGCTACGGTTTCCCCAAGGCGCACGCCGCCTCCTACGCGCTGACCGCCTGGCGCTCGGCCTGGTGCAAGACCCACTTCCCGGCGGAGTTCATGGCGGCAGTGCTGGCCAATTGGGGCGGCTACTATGATCAAAACACCTACCTGCTGGAAGCGCGCCGGCTGGGGCTGCCGCTGCACGCGCCACACATCAACCATTCGCAAGAGCAATTCAGCGTCAGCTACCACGCCGGCCAGCCGCACCTCTACATGGGGCTGGCCCAACTGCGCGAGCTCACCCGCAACACCCAGGCGCGCCTGATCGCCCTGCGCCCCTTCCATTCGCTCAGCGATCTGCTGGTGCGCGCCGCCCCACGCCGCGCCGAGGCGCGCAATCTGATCGAAGCCGGTGCGCTGGAGGGGCTGGGCAGCATTCCCAGCCTGCTCCATGCGCTGGAAAACGGCAGTTGGCTGCCCGGCCAGTTGCCCTTGTTTGATAGCACGCCCAGCGACCAGCCAGATTGGCCCGCGGCGCAAAAAGCTGCCGCCCAACTGCGCCTGCTGGGCGCCAACCTGGCAGCCCACCCGCTCGACGTATACGCCGCGCGCATCCAGCACGCGGGGGCGCTCAGCACGCTGGAGGCACAGGCCCGGCCAAACCAGATCATACGCGTGGCGGGCATGCGCCAAAGCTGGCGGCGGGTACGCACCAGCGCCGGCGGCTATCTATACTTCATGGATCTGGCAGACTTAGAGGGTACGCTGCGCGTGGTCATCCCGGCTGAGGTCTATCGCCAGGGCCGCGCCAGCTTTCAGGGCGAGAGGGTACTTATGGTCGAGGGGCGTTTGGAGCTCGGGCGCGAAGCGGTGGAGCCACTGTTGCGCGCCAGCCGGGTGACGCATTTCGCCGGCTAGGCGATGCGCGCCATGGCGGTGAATACCAACACCAGCGCGCCGAGCGCCAGGTTGAGCGCGATCAGACGCTGGAAGCGGCGCAGCAGCGCCGCCTCCTGGCGGTCGCTGCGCCCCTGGGCGCGCTGCAAAGCCGCCCGGCTCAACGCCGGGGTGACGCTCCAGGTCAGGTAGCCGGATACCGCCAGCATGCCAAAGAAGGCAATGTGCTTAAGGCAAATCGCCACGGCCCACGGATTGGATAGCGTGAGGAAGCCTTCATAGTTGGCGTTGCCATCCATCTGCAGCAGGCCAGTGAAGGTAAGCAAACCCAGGCTAAACCAGCCCAACGGGTCAAGGCGGCGATTGAGCGCATCTGCCCAGGTGGCAAATTGTTTCGGTTTGAGGGTGCGGCGCATGCTGGGCAGCACGAACAGCGCCAGCGCCGCCAGGCCGCCCAGCCAGGCCACCGTGGCCAGCATGTGCAGCCAAAAAGAGAGTAGCAATGCCCAGGGAGGGATGCTCATGCCGGCCGGTTACCCGTCGCCGCGTTCCGCGCACGCACTGGCGTAGCTATCGGCGGTGGCCTGATCCTCGGGCGAGAGCGGGGCAAAGCTGGCGGCCTGCAGCATCAACTCATTGGCCGAGCACCACTTCTCTTCGCGGGTCAGGCGTTCGGCCCGGTCAATCAAATCCAACGAATAGAAGGCTGAGGCCGTCGCCAAGCGGTCTTGTACGGTAAAGAAGTTGATGTCATGCAAATTGGGGGCGGCCGCCACCAGTGGCTGAAAGTATTGCACGGCCTGCTCCCAATCCACTTCCCAGAAGCTCTGGCCCACGATGTAATTCACCGCCCATTGGCGGTACATCACCGCGTCGGCATCCAGCGGGCCAATTTGCGCGGCGCGATTCAGATCATAGATGCCGCCTTCCAGGTCACCCACCGGCGGCAGAATGCGCCGCACGCCGCGGTTGCGCAGTGCGGTGTAGTACATGCCGTCAATCTCGATCGGGTTAAAGCTGGGGAAGTTAGTGCGCAAAGTATCCAGGGTGAGCAGCAGTGCATCCCAATCCTTGGCGGCCAGTTGGGCCTGGGCATCCGCATAGGCCTGGTCCTGACCGCGCAGATCAGGCGTGGGCGTGGGGCCGGCCTGATCGGGCTGCGGGGTGGCGGTGGCGCTTACACACAGCAGCGCCTGCGACAAGCTATCGAGGATGCCGGGGTATTGCGGATTAAGCTCACTGACATAGACGAAACGTTCGCGCGCCAACTCACAGCGCCCGGCTTGAAAATCCGCCTGGGCAAGCTGAAACTGGGTCTCGGCCTCGATGGCCCGCGTCAGGCTTTCGGCCCCGGTGCGCGAAGCAATGCCCGCCTGTACGCCGATCAGCACCGCCAGGACCACCACCAACACGAAGCCGGCCACGACAGCGAAGATCCAGCGGCGGCTGCGCTTGGGCGCAGGGGCCGCGGGGGAACCTGCGGGCGCCTGGGTAGGCGAAGCCTCCGGCAGGCTAGGGGTAGCTTGCGTCTCAGCCAACGAGGCGTCAGCCGCTGGCTCGCTACTGGCGGCCGGGGGAGTGTGCGTTTTGCTGGTGCGTTTTTTGGGAGAACTGGGAACGGTGTTCTCGATATTGTCAGACTCTGGCATGAAGGCGATTATACCTGTAGCTTTTTAAGGCTCGCGCCGCCCCTCATCGCCAGCTAATCGGCGGTCTGATCAGCCTGCAGGCTTTCCACCGCGGCCAGCAGCGCCTGATACTCCTCGCCACAGCCAGAGCATAGCTCAAGGTGGCGCTTGATCAAGGGCAGCGCCTGTTCGGCGTTCTTGCCGTCCAGCTCCAGCTCAACAAAGCGGTCCAGGCTCTCATAGCAACTCTCGCAGCCGATCTCCTCCTTGTGCGTAGTGAGGATGCGCTGCAAGAGCTCTTTCAGGGTGGATGTATGCACGCGTGCCATAAGTACGTCTCCTAGACGGCGCAAAGCCGGACAATATTACTCATTTATCCACCTTCAAATAAGCCCAAGGCTTCCTGAGCGGAGAAGCCAACCTGCTCTTCCAGGCGCTGTTTCATGCGCTGGCGGGCATCATGCAGCAGTTTGTACAGCGCGTTGCGGTTGGTGTCCATGCGTTCGGCCACCACCTGTAGCGGCACGCCGTCTTGCAGAATGGCCAGCATGGCGGTGCGCTGGCGTTCGGTGAGCTCCTCAAAGATCAGGCGCTCTACGTTGCGCAACAGCTCCTGGCGGGCGGCCTGGCGCTCCGGCGAAGCCGCCGGGTCGCTCAGCAGCCGCGGCGTGTATTCTTCGCCCTCGGGCGTCTCGGTATAGGCCTGCAGCGACACATCGCGCCAGCGTTTACGGCGCAGATCCGAGAGGGCAACATGGATGGCAATTTTTTGCGCCCAGGTGAGAAAGCGGCTCTCACCGCGGAAGCTATCCAAACTGGCGAGCACCTTTAGCAGCGCATCCTGCACAAAGTCCTCACTGATGGCTTCCAGATCGCCGCTGACGCGGCCAGCCAGGGCGGCACGCAAACCGCGCAACAGGACCGACCGCAGGGCTTCGATCGCCTCCGGAGAAGAGGCCCGCAAGTCCTGCAGCCAGTCCTGATTGCTACGGATATGTAGGTCAGTTGTGGTCACGCAAGGAAATCATACCAGTGGCAACGGGTTAAGGCGCATAGCAGGAAAAGGTTTGGCCGGCCTGCTGGGCCAATACCTGGCCATCGCTCTGGGCAGACACGCGGGGGAAGCCAGGCTCCGCGCTGACCTGTTGCCAGGCGGCAGCAGCCCGCTGGCGTGACAGCGTCCACTCCCGCCAGCTTTGCCCATAGCCATCCTCAAAGTAGGCATTACAGGCGATGGCGACGGCCAACTGATCGGCCAGCGCCTGGTTTCCGGCGGCACGCTGAGTGTAGTAGCCCTCCACCAAAGCGGGCAGTGCATCCGGCGACAGGCCGGCCAGGTGGACATAATCCACCGCCTGGCGCGTGGAGCTGCTGGCCGTCTGCAACCCATGGGCGATGTTGGCACGCGTGGTGAAAGCATCCAGATTCACCACGGGCAAGCTGGCCACAAAGCCGCAGGCGGCCAGCAACACCGTGGCGGCAAACCAGCGTTGCCGCCCGCTGAGCTCCAGGATCACCAGCGCCAGCAACAACAGGCCCAGCCAGATCATAAACAGATGAGGCAGCAAGCGCATGCTGGTGAAGCCATAGGCGGCTTCGTACAACTGCAGGCGCTGAAAGGCAGATACCAACACCACCGCGATGAGCGCCAGCAGCAGCACGCCCAGGGCAGAAAAGTAGCCTTGCTGGCGGGTGCTGCGCCGCGTCAGGCTGCTGAGCAGCACGAACAAGGCCAGCACCAAGGCGGCTACCAGGCACAACTCAGCGAAGCCACGGCGTGCATACTCAGCATACGTGGCGGTACTCAGGCTGCCGAGCACGTTCTCGGCCCCGCCGAAAAAGTAGCGAAACTGGACAACGACGAAAGCAGCCAGCAACAGGGCCACACTGGCCAGCACGACGCCTGCCTCAGTGAAGCCGATGAAGGGCTTAAGTGGCCCGGTTTTGGCCGCGCCGTGCTGGCTGCGCAGGAAGGCGTAGTGATACGCGCCGTACACCAGAATGGCCACCAGCCCCACCAGCACCAGCCGGAAGAGATACTCCGGCAGGCGTTCGATGCGCAGAAAGCTGAAGGTCTGCTGCAGCCCTTCGGCAAAGTAGCTATCGGCCGAGGCCAGCAAGGCCCCCAAAACAAACACTACCGGCAATGCCAGCAGCACGCCACGCAGCCAGGCGGCCCAGGGGCGCGGCACGGCTTTGCCACGCCGCGCCGCCGGCTTGAGCTCAGCACTGGCCAGCCAGCCAGCCGGCAGCAGGCTGGCCAGCTTGACGGCGAAATCGCTAAAGCGATAGTTCAGCCAATCGCCCGCCAGGAAATCGGCAGCGAAGAGCAGCAGCAACAGCAGCGCAAAGCCGCGCGTAAACAGCAGGGTGTACTCTTCCGTCAGGAAGCTGCTTACCGCGGCGAAACCAAACGACGCCAGGGCCAGCGGCCAACTGCGCCGGGCAGCGTGCAGGCGCACTTGCGTCGCCAGCCACAGGCCAGCCGCCAGCAGCAGGCTGATGAACAGGGTGAACGAGAACCCCCAGCGCTGATCCCAAAACAATTGATCAAACGCCAAACCAAGGGCAATACAGACGGGAATAAAAAACGCAGGGCGCGACAAACGGGCCATAGGGCCTCCTCAGTGCAAAGGTTGTGTGCTATTACCCCCTACCCTGCCTATCAAAAGCTATCTCAACCTATCCGAATGGAACTCAAAATCATCGTAATGATCATGAGCAGCGCCAGGATGGCAAAGGCCACCTGGCTGAACGACATTTTGGGTTTCTCTTGTTTCTTGGCCATAGTTTCCTCGAGGGGGAACTATACCTCAGTAGCCCGGTCAGGAAACACTTTCTGGATCGCAGCGGACAGCTCGGCCAGCGAGACGGGCTTGGTGATGTAGCCATTGGCGCCTGCTTGCAGCAACGCCTGCATGGTGCGCTCGTTGAACTCGGAGCTGAGGATCAGCACCGGCACCGTGGCGAACTCCGCCCGCTGGCGCATGAACTCCAGGAAATCCTGCCCACTCACCTGAGGCATGTTCAGATCCAGCAGGATCAGATCGCAGGGTTGCTGCGCCAGCAGCGCCTGGGCGGCACTGGGTGCATCCAGGAAGCTGCGCGTCTGAAAATCCAGCAGCTTGAGCATCAGGGCGATGGCGGCCGCCATCTCGGCGTCATCATCCACCAGCCAGGCCAGGCGCGGCTTATTCAAGGTGCTCCTTGATGCTGGCCGCCAGGCTGGAGGTGATGCCACTCACCGCGGTCAACTGCGCTAGATCTGCCTGGCGCAACGCCTCCAGCGAGCCGAAGGCTTTGAGCAGGGCGCGGCGACGCTGCGGGCCGATGCCAGGAATGCTATCGAGCTGTGAAACCAGGCTGCTCTTGCCGCGGCGGTTGCGGTGGGCGGTGATGGCGAAGCGGTGCGCCTCATCACGAATGCGTTGCAGCAGGAACAGGCCGGGGGCATTGCGCGGCAAAAGCAGCCCCTGGGCGTGCCCCGGGCGGAAGACCTCTTCATTTTGCTTGGCCAGTGAAATCAATGGCACGCGGTCAAGCAGGTTGAATTCCTCGAGCACCGCCACGGCCCGCGCCAATTGGCCGCGGCCGCCATCCACGATCAGCAGGTCGGGCAGGTTGGCAAAGGCGGCATCGGGCGCCTTGCCGGGCACTTCACCCGGCTGCTCGGCCAGCTGCTCTGCGGCGGCCCAGCGTTTGAAGCGCCGGGTCAGCACCTCTTGCATGCTGGCGAAATCATCCGGGCCTTCAACGCTCTTGATGTTGAAGCGCCGGTACAGCTTGGTGTTGGGTACGCCGCGGGAGAACACCACCATGCTGCTTACCGCCGCGGTCCCCTGTGTGTTGGAAATGTCGTAGCACTCAATACGCTCCGGGGCGCGCGGCAAGCCCAGCGCTTCCTGCAGATCGCTCAGCGCTTCGGTTTGGCGGTGGGCATCCGCCCTCCACTGCGTCTGCAAGGCCGCCAGGGTCTCGGCGGCGTTCTCGGCGGCCATCTGGATCAGATCGTGCTTGGGGCCCTGGCGTGGAATTTTGATCTCCACACCGCCTTCGCCGCGCCGCTGGCTAAGCCACTGGCGGATCACCTGGGCCTCCTCCACCTCTTGTGGCAGCAAGACTTCGGGCGGCACGCTGGCGGCCTGCTCGTAATACTGCTTGATGAACTCAGCCATCACGTCCGCATCCGGGCTCTCGGCGGTATTTTCCATCATGAAGAATTCACGCCCGATGAGCTTGCCACCGCGAATGAAGAACACCTGTACGCAAGCCTCGCGCTCGGCGCGCGCCATGGCAATCACATCACTATCGACATAATCGCTGGAGATCACCTTTTGACGTTCGACAATGCTTTCGATCGCCTGCAACTGGTCGCGCAGGCTGGCGGCTTTTTCATATTGCAGCTTGGCCGAGGCCAGTTGCATCTCGGCGGTGAGGCGGTTGGCGATCGGCTCGGTGCGCCCGTTGAGGAACTCACACAGGTCCGAGATCATCTGGCGGTAATTGGCCTGATCGATCTTGCCGATGCACGGGGCGGTGCACAACTTGATGTCATAGTACAGGCAGGCGCGCGTATCTGTGCCGGTGATCTCGCGATCACACGTGAGATAAGGGAAGATCTTGCGCAGCACATCCAGAGTTTTGTGCACCGCCCACACGCTGGTATACGGGCCGAAATAGCGCGAGCCGTCACTGACCATCTGGCGCGTCACCGTCACCTTGGGGAAAGGATCCGCCCAGTGCACCTTGATATAGGGATAGCGCTTGTCGTCTTTGAGGCGGATGTTGTAGTGCGGCCGGTGCTTTTTGATTAGGTTCATCTCAAGGATGAGCGCCTCAAGCTCTGAATCGACCACGATCCATTCGATGTCACGCACGCGTTGCACCATGTGCTCGGTGCGCGGGTGGTGTTGCGCGCCGGCATGGAAGTACGAGCGCACCCGGCTGCGCAAACTGAGCGCCTTGCCAATATAGATCACCTTGCCGCTCTCATCTTTCATGAGATAGCAGCCCGTGCGATCCGGCAGTGTGCTTAGCTGGGCCTGAATGTGTTCGGGGGGAAACATCGCACAGATATTCTAGCATCCGTGCGTAGGCGCTGCGTAGATGCAGCGTAAGAATCGGCGTTAGGCCGGGGTGTCGCGCAGACGCTGGCGGGCGGCACGCTTGGCCAGCACTTCGCGGTAGAGCTCATCGTAGCCCTTGAAGGTGCGCTCCAGGGTGTGCTGCTCGGCGATCTCACGGGCGCGGGCGCTGAACGAGCTGGCCGACTGGTTGTTGAGCAATTTGATGATCGCGGCGGTCATGCCGCGCTCATCGCCCGAGCGCACCAGGTAGCCGCTCTTGCCGTGCTCAACCATCTCCGATACCGAGGTGGCATCCACCGCCACGACCGGCAGCCCGCTGGCAATCGCCTCCAACAGCACTAGGCTCTGCACTTCCATCTCGCTGGCGGTGACGAACAGGTCAGCCATCCGGAACACTTTGGGCAGCTCGCTCTTGGCGTCCACGAAGCCCGGGAAGTGGCTGCGCTCGGCGATGCCCAGCTCAGCACACAGGGCAATCAGCTCCTGGCGCTCCACGCCGTCACCGGCGATCAGCAGGTGCGCCTGCGGGTTCTGGCGCATGGCCTGCGCGGCGGCGCGCACCACCGCGGGCACGTTCTTTTCGCTATCCAGGCGCCCAGCATGCAGGATCACCGCCGCCCCTGCCGGCAAGCCAAACTTCTGGCGCAAGGCGGCTTCTTCCTCCGCGGGCAGCGGCTCGGCGGTGAAGCGGCTGAGGTCAGCGCCGTTGCTCACTACGCGCACATCCACCTTGGTCTCTTCGTGGATCTCCCGCGCGGCGCGCAGCGAGGGCGCTACGACCAGATCGCAGCGCCGGATCACACCACGCGCATAGGCCCATGAGATCGATTCGACGGTGCGTGCCACCGCGGGCATATCGGGCAAATAGGCATTGATCAGCCAGGGCATGGCGTGGGCGGTGAGCAGCACGGGAATGCGCAGGGCGCGTGCCGCGGCAATGCCGGCCAGGCCGGAATTGGTGGGATCATGCAAATGGACAATATCGGCCTGGAATTCCTGCAGGGCGGCTTTCATTTCCCCGGCGCCCCACACGGTGAGCCGCTGGCCTACGCGTAGTGGGTTGCGCCACGAGGTCAGGCGCACCAACTGCACCCCATGGCTTTCGGCTTGGTAGGCTTCTTTGCGGTCAGACGCACTAATCACCATCACCGCATGGCCCAAGCCCACGGCGCCACGCGCCAAGCGCTCCACCATAAAGGATTGCCCGCTGACCATAGGCGGATAGGACTGGCAAATGTGCGCAATCTTCATATAAATTCGGGTTACATCATAGCCGCAATTTCAGCGGTTTTTGCATGGGTTAGCTCGATCAAGCTGGCCGGCGGCAAGGAGATGTTCAAGCCGCGCTGCCCGCCGGATACATAGATCTGTGCAAACGCCAGGGCGCTACGATCCAGCACGACTTCGAAGCCTTTGGCTACCAGTGCCAGCGGCGAGATGCCACCGGTTTGCAAGCCGGTCAATTTCTCGGCCTGCGCCTGAGAGGCTAACTGCAGCTTCTTGCCGCCCAGGGCGCGGCCCAGCGCCTTGAGCTCGATCTGCGCAGCGGCGGGCACAACCCCCAGCACCGGCTTGCCGCCTTCGGGGCGAATGGCCACAATCGTCTTGTACATCTGGGCTGGGTCAATGCCTAAATAGGCCGCGGCTTCAAGGCCGCTGAGCTTCTCAGCAGGCAGGGCATGTGCTTGGTACGCTATCCCCTTGGCAGCCAACATACGCGTAACGTTGTTTACCAAGCTCATGTTATTCCTCCCCTCGCCCAGCAATAATGCGGATCTTCTCCCATGGCTTCAGATCGGCGCTTTCCGCCAGCAAGGTGCGCACATCGTAGAGCTGGTCGCGCAGCAGGGCGGCCTGCTCAAACTCCAGGTTCTTGGCCGCGGCGCGCATGCGCGCCTCCAACTCGCTGATCAGGCGCTCCATCTCCTTGCGCGACATGTCCTTGTCCGCGCTGGTCTTGTAGTCGGCCTGGCTCTCGGCCATCGAATGCACGCGGATCTGGTCAGTCAGATCGCGCACGGCCTTGATAATGCCCACCGGCTCGATGCCATGTGCCTGGTTGTAAGCCACTTGCTTCTCGCGACGGCGCTCGGTTTCCTGAATGGCGTAGCGCATCGAATCGGTCATTTTGTCGGCATACATGATCACGCGGCCGCGCACGTGGCGCGCCGCCCGGCCAATGGTCTGGATCAGGGCCGTCTCTGAACGCAAGAAGCCCTCTTTGTCCGCATCCAGGATCGCCACCAACGAGACCTCGGGCAGGTCGAGGCCCTCGCGCAGCAGGTTGATCCCCACCACGACGTCAAACACGCCCAGGCGCAGATCGCGCAGGATGCTGATGCGATCGAGGGTATCCACCTCGGAATGCAGGTAATGTACTTTGATGCCCAGCTCGAGCAAATACTCGGAGAGGTCTTCGGCCATGCGTTTGGTGAGCGTGGTGACCAGGACGCGTTCGCCTTCGGCAATGCGCTTATTGATCTCGCCGATCAGGTCATCCACCTGGCCGGCAATCGGGCGCACCTCCACCTGCGGGTCCACCAGCCCCGTGGGGCGGATGATCTGCTCCACCACTTGCTGGGCGTGCTTAAGCTCATACTCCGCCGGGGTGGCCGAGGTGTACATCACATAGCCCAGGCGCTCTTCAAATTCGTCAAAGGTCAGCGGGCGGTTATCCACCGCCGAGGGCAGGCGGAAGCCGTACTCCACCAGCACTTCTTTGCGGGCGCGGTCCCCGTTGTACATCCCACGCACTTGTGGAATGGTCATGTGCGACTCGTCGATGATCATCAGAAAATCGGCGGGGAAGTAATCGATCAGCGTCCAGGGCGGCGTGCCCGGGGCGCGCTGGTCCATATGGCGCGAGTAATTCTCGATGCCGCTGCAATAGCCCACCTGGCGCAGCATCTCCAGGTCGTAGCGTGTGCGTTGCTCCAGGCGCTGGGCCTCCAACAGCTTGTCGTGCGATTTAAGGAAGGCCAGGCGTTCAACCAGCTCCTGCTCGATGCCGATGATCGCCGCGGCCAGCTTGTCTTCGTCGGTGATGAAGTGCTTGGCCGGAAAGATGGCAATGGTTTGCATCTCCCGGCGAATTTCTCCGGTCACGGTGTGGATCTCGGTAAGGCGTTCCACCTCATCACCGAAGAAGGTGATGCGGTAGGCCAGTTTATCCTGATAGGCTGGCACCACTTCCAGCGTGTCGCCGCGCACGCGAAAAGCGCCGGGCGAGAGATCCGTATCCTTGCGCTCGTAGTGAATATCCACCAGGTGGCGCAACAAATTATCACGGCGGTAGACCTTGCCGCTTTCCAGATTCAGCACCACGCGGCCGTAGGCCTCCGGGTTGCCCAAACCATAGATGCACGACACCGAAGCCACCACGATCGTGTCGGAGCGCGACATCAGGGAGGTGGTGGCAGCCAGGCGCAGACGCTCGATCTCCTCATTGATGTCGGTCTCTTTTTCTATATAGAGGTCACTGCGCGGCACGTACGCTTCCGGCTGGTAATAGTCGTAGTACGAGGTAAAGAACTCCACCGCGTTGTTGGGAAAGAATTCTTTGAACTCAGCGTAGAGTTGTGCCACCAGCGTTTTGTTATGCGCCAGCACCAAGGTGGGCTTTTGCACCGCCTGGATGATGTTGGCCATGCTGAAAGTTTTGCCGGTGCCCGTGGCGCCTAGCAACACCTGTTGACGCTGACCCTGCTTGTAGCCGGCCAACAACTTCTCGATGGCTTCGGGCTGATCGCCAGTGGGTTTGAAGGGAGCTTGAAGGTCAAAGAGGGCTGCCATCCGTCTATTATAGAACATCGGTTTCCAAATGAATAGTTGCTGTGGATTCAATGCGCTGAATTGACGAAGCCCCTACGCCAACGTATAATCCTCACGTTTAACCCTCATAGGACTGGTGTACTTAAATGGAATCTCTTCTCGATATTGCAATTTTGATTGTCTCCGTGGCCCTGGTTGCCACCATTGTGCTGCAGAGCAAACAGGCTGGCCTGGGCGGCTTGGGCGGGGCTGAAATGACCACCTCGTTCTCCACGCGCCGCGGCTTGGAAAAGACCCTGTTCCGCGTCACCATCGTTTTGAGCGTGGTTTTCTTCCTGCTGGCCATTTACACGGTCTACGTTTCGGGCTAATTTCTGCCTTCGGGTAGCCCCGCCCACTCATCATGCGTAAGCTTCGTTGGCAGCTCATTCTGGTGGGGCTGGCCCTGGCGGCCATCGCCATCCTGCTGCTGGCGCGCCAACCGCTGCTGCGCGGCCTGGGCGCCGAGCCCGGCCAAGGCGGCACCTATATCGAAGGCCTGGTGGGCACGATCGGCCGCCTGAACCCGCTGCTCGACGATGCCAACCCGGCCGATCAGGACATTGACCGCCTGATCTTCAGTGGCTTGCTGCGCTACGACGAGCGCGGCAACCCGCAGCCCGATCTCGCCGAGGCCTGGGGCGTTTCGATCACCGGGGAAACCTACAACATCACCTTGCGCCCCAACCTCACCTGGCATGACGGCGCAGCGCTCACCACCCAAGACGTCGCCTTCACGATTGACCTGATGCGCAATGCCGAGCTGCCCATCGCCGCCGATCTGCGCGCGCTATGGGCCAA
The DNA window shown above is from Anaerolineales bacterium and carries:
- the uvrC gene encoding excinuclease ABC subunit UvrC, whose protein sequence is MFPPEHIQAQLSTLPDRTGCYLMKDESGKVIYIGKALSLRSRVRSYFHAGAQHHPRTEHMVQRVRDIEWIVVDSELEALILEMNLIKKHRPHYNIRLKDDKRYPYIKVHWADPFPKVTVTRQMVSDGSRYFGPYTSVWAVHKTLDVLRKIFPYLTCDREITGTDTRACLYYDIKLCTAPCIGKIDQANYRQMISDLCEFLNGRTEPIANRLTAEMQLASAKLQYEKAASLRDQLQAIESIVERQKVISSDYVDSDVIAMARAEREACVQVFFIRGGKLIGREFFMMENTAESPDADVMAEFIKQYYEQAASVPPEVLLPQEVEEAQVIRQWLSQRRGEGGVEIKIPRQGPKHDLIQMAAENAAETLAALQTQWRADAHRQTEALSDLQEALGLPRAPERIECYDISNTQGTAAVSSMVVFSRGVPNTKLYRRFNIKSVEGPDDFASMQEVLTRRFKRWAAAEQLAEQPGEVPGKAPDAAFANLPDLLIVDGGRGQLARAVAVLEEFNLLDRVPLISLAKQNEEVFRPGHAQGLLLPRNAPGLFLLQRIRDEAHRFAITAHRNRRGKSSLVSQLDSIPGIGPQRRRALLKAFGSLEALRQADLAQLTAVSGITSSLAASIKEHLE
- a CDS encoding glycosyltransferase, whose translation is MVSGQSFMVERLARGAVGLGHAVMVISASDRKEAYQAESHGVQLVRLTSWRNPLRVGQRLTVWGAGEMKAALQEFQADIVHLHDPTNSGLAGIAAARALRIPVLLTAHAMPWLINAYLPDMPAVARTVESISWAYARGVIRRCDLVVAPSLRAAREIHEETKVDVRVVSNGADLSRFTAEPLPAEEEAALRQKFGLPAGAAVILHAGRLDSEKNVPAVVRAAAQAMRQNPQAHLLIAGDGVERQELIALCAELGIAERSHFPGFVDAKSELPKVFRMADLFVTASEMEVQSLVLLEAIASGLPVVAVDATSVSEMVEHGKSGYLVRSGDERGMTAAIIKLLNNQSASSFSARAREIAEQHTLERTFKGYDELYREVLAKRAARQRLRDTPA
- the uvrB gene encoding excinuclease ABC subunit UvrB produces the protein MAALFDLQAPFKPTGDQPEAIEKLLAGYKQGQRQQVLLGATGTGKTFSMANIIQAVQKPTLVLAHNKTLVAQLYAEFKEFFPNNAVEFFTSYYDYYQPEAYVPRSDLYIEKETDINEEIERLRLAATTSLMSRSDTIVVASVSCIYGLGNPEAYGRVVLNLESGKVYRRDNLLRHLVDIHYERKDTDLSPGAFRVRGDTLEVVPAYQDKLAYRITFFGDEVERLTEIHTVTGEIRREMQTIAIFPAKHFITDEDKLAAAIIGIEQELVERLAFLKSHDKLLEAQRLEQRTRYDLEMLRQVGYCSGIENYSRHMDQRAPGTPPWTLIDYFPADFLMIIDESHMTIPQVRGMYNGDRARKEVLVEYGFRLPSAVDNRPLTFDEFEERLGYVMYTSATPAEYELKHAQQVVEQIIRPTGLVDPQVEVRPIAGQVDDLIGEINKRIAEGERVLVTTLTKRMAEDLSEYLLELGIKVHYLHSEVDTLDRISILRDLRLGVFDVVVGINLLREGLDLPEVSLVAILDADKEGFLRSETALIQTIGRAARHVRGRVIMYADKMTDSMRYAIQETERRREKQVAYNQAHGIEPVGIIKAVRDLTDQIRVHSMAESQADYKTSADKDMSRKEMERLISELEARMRAAAKNLEFEQAALLRDQLYDVRTLLAESADLKPWEKIRIIAGRGEE
- the secG gene encoding preprotein translocase subunit SecG, producing MESLLDIAILIVSVALVATIVLQSKQAGLGGLGGAEMTTSFSTRRGLEKTLFRVTIVLSVVFFLLAIYTVYVSG